A single window of Vespula pensylvanica isolate Volc-1 chromosome 23, ASM1446617v1, whole genome shotgun sequence DNA harbors:
- the LOC122636697 gene encoding guanine nucleotide-releasing factor 2 isoform X6, with product MRSPGSGGTGTGGVESAVGGVGRASSPSSPRIPRDKNGVAGIGLGTGGTSSSSSGKDNNNAVSLEKNPLRDLHVHVRQVQLALLHFRDVVSKKKLEMLPGNGTVVLDTVTTIHTVLKSYLLYENSSTLGSATNQVYQALAQLLKLCDDVLLHGDQSSALDTENVTHIIGLVEEAVKNLVSLAHEKISNRQKPVSITINNRASGYGLELAPQRNSLPDIPLTPREREILEQTAANNSLVRSSHSSESILRDSSPPPKPPLPDRTNVCFSEENSSSGTPPPLPPKRRTRTQQLLDESESFLASSLDRVSLRSRSPEDSSSILSASAGSLDSALNHSRDEDEIRAIMGPNDESLNDSMDLSLIATIKSMQVNGTSNCACWDSSESSIPNTMLLGQQTPQEILNPFTGIDGKIERFSTQTHESGFVSMHSQRSSSQSYTTASSTTSKRSSQQSSISYNSQTFSTQQQSLYQQKFTSDSNGSVFMQKTMSSSKSTADNMNITESGDTVMLEKLKNEMESITISDANGIPPALPEKRSKRRRERQPSQYDNVPENEHLSTCSLHTSNGDSSDTNKPPPLPLKKKHMFQSVAYSVMAYMEMFGNCSHSNNDFISGLGTRHSVAAYNSMQAEWQQHEMALTTTQSCSFMAHTITNLHDTTSVSISMTPNITEITNNSSLPPALPPKRSRSIKSNATPSIVSPKATISMQSIHTSDPILSLTPVRIDEPSYNDAFLDKKDVVSSTPVKLNTTGTAMDIALPISRPVSNALSSVSISDNTLELRDIDQDDNILEELDISKYLVFKKPDEEGPDIRGGHPDALLIHATKANKHDEKESDFLYQEAFLTTYRTFMQPLELIQKLHKRHQRFSCSPDVTKQRAAREAFSLLVRVVSDLTMSDLDDTLLQTLMEFVQQLVCSGDLTMAKALRVKILEKHAAKQLQYAQPILSSLSVTTKQASLLDFKSEQIAEQMTLLDADLFMKIEIPEVLIWAQEQNEERSPNLTRFTEHFNKMSYWARSRILEHRLENEAKDREKYVVKFIKIMKHLRKINNFNSYLALLSALDSAPIRRLEWQKHITEGLKEYCALIDSSSSFRAYRQALAETQPPCIPYIGLVLQDLTFVHIGNSDLLPDGTINFSKRWQQFNIVENMKRFKKGTYSFKKHDRIITFFNNFSDFLCEEAMWQISESIKPRGGKKVQLQN from the exons ATGCGTTCTCCGGGTAGCGGTGGTACAGGGACAGGAGGCGTAGAGAGCGCCGTAGGAGGAGTCGGCCGAGCAAGTTCACCTTCGTCGCCACGAATACCACGTGATAAAAATGGAGTTGCTGGAATTGGACTTGGAACAGGTGGaacatcgtcatcatcatcaggaaaggataataataatgcagtTAGTCTTGAAAAAAATCCTTTACGAGACTTGCATGTCCACGTGAGACAAGTACAGCTTGCTCTTCTGCATTTTCGTGATGTtgtctcgaaaaagaaattggaaatGTTACCAGGTAATGGTACAGTGGTTCTCGACACTGTTACCACTATACACACGGTACTCAAGTCCTATCTCCTCTATGAAAATAg TTCCACATTAGGATCTGCAACCAATCAAGTTTATCAAGCACTTGCTCAGTTATTGAAGCTCTGCGATGATGTCTTGTTACATGGTGATCAATCCTCTGCTTTGGATACTGAAAATGTTACCCATATTATTGGTTTGGTCGAAGAAGCAGTTAAGAATTTGGTTTCCCTTGCTCATGAGAAGATTTCTAATCGACAGAAACCTGTTAGCATTACAATTAACAATCG TGCATCAGGATATGGATTGGAACTTGCTCCTCAGAGGAACTCGCTGCCAGATATACCTTTAACAccaagggaaagagagatcttAGAACAGACTGCTGCTAACAATAGTCTTGTTCGAAGTTCTCATAGTTCTGAATCTATTTTAAGGGATTCCAGTCCACCACCAAAACCTCCTCTTCCTGATAG aACGAACGTATGCTTCTCTGAAGAAAACAGTTCATCGGGTACACCACCGCCTTTACCACCAAAAAGAAGAACCAGAACTCAACAATTACTCGACGAGTCTGAAAGTTTCTTAGCATCTAGTCTCGATAGAGTTTCTTTGCGTAGTCGGTCACCGGAAGACTCTTCTTCTATTCTAAGTGCATCAGCTGGTAGTTTGGATTCTGCTTTGAATCATTCACGTGACGAGGATGAAATTCGAGCGATCATGGGACCAAACGATGAGTCTCTCAATGATAGTATGGATCTCAGTCTTATAGCTACAATTAAAA GTATGCAAGTTAATGGGACCTCTAATTGTGCTTGTTGGGATAGTTCTGAAAGCAGTATACCAAATACTATGTTACTAGGACAACAAACACCACAAGAAATTCTTAATCCGTTCACTG GTATAgatggaaaaatagaaagattttCAACCCAAACACATGAATCCGGTTTTGTATCAATGCATTCTCAAAGAAGTTCTTCTCAAAGTTACACGACTGCTTCTAGTACAACTTCAAAAAGGTCATCACAACAAAGCAGTATCAGTTACAATTCCCAAACGTTTAGTACTCAACAACAATCTCTTTATCAACAAAAGTTTACATCGGATAGCAATGGTTCTGTTTTTATGCAAAAAACAATGAGCAGTTCTAAAAGTACCGCggataatatgaatataacgGAAAGTGGCGATACCGTTAtgttagaaaaattgaaaaat GAAATGGAATCAATTACTATATCTGATGCTAATGGAATACCACCTGCATTACCAGAAAAACGATCTAAACGGAGAAGAGAACGTCAACCATCGCAATACGACAATGTACCTGAAAATGAACATTTGTCTACCTGCAGTTTGCATACCAGTAACGGTGATAGTTCGGATACCAATAAACCACCACCTCTTCCgctgaaaaaaaaacata TGTTCCAATCAGTGGCATATTCTG TTATGGCATACATGGAGATGTTTGGAAATTGCTCTCACAGCAACAACGACTTCATTTCTGGTCTTGGAACTCGTCATTCTGTAGCAGCTTACAATTCCATGCAAGCAGAATGGCAACAACATGAAATGGCACTCACTACGACTCAATCTTGTTCTTTTATGGCTCATACAATAACTAACTTGCATGACACTACAAG CGTTTCTATATCTATGACTCCAAACATTAcggaaataacaaataattctaGTCTTCCTCCTGCTTTACCACCAAAGAGATCACGATCAATTAAATCAAATGCTACACCTTCGATAGTTTCACCAAAGGCTACGATTAGTATGCAAAGCATACACACATCTGATCCAATTTTATCATTGACTCCTGTTAGAATTGATGAGCCATCATATAATGATGcttttcttgataaaaaagatgttGTATCATCAACTCCAGTGAAATTG aatacTACTGGTACTGCAATGGACATAGCATTACCAATTTCCAGACCTGTGAGTAATGCTCTTTCTTCTGTATCCATTAGCGATAACACTTTGGAATTAAGGGATATAGATCAAGATGATAATATCTTGGAAGAATTAGATATCAGTAAATATTTAGTTTTTAAAAAACCTGATGAAGAAGGACCTGACATACGTGGTGGACATCCCGATGCATTATTAATTCATGCTACCAAAGCTAATAAGCatg ACGAAAAGGAATCAG ACTTTTTATATCAGGAAGCTTTTCTAACAACATACAGAACATTTATGCAACCGCttgaattaattcaaaaattaCATAAACGACATCAACGTTTTTCCTGTTCTCCAGATGTTACGAAGCAACGAGCAGCTCGAGaagctttttctttattagttAGAGTAGTCAGTGATTTAAC TATGTCAGATCTTGATGATACCTTATTACAAACTTTAATGGAATTCGTACAGCAATTAGTATGCAGTGGTGATTTAACAATGGCTAAAGCTTTACGAgtgaaaatattagaaaagcaTGCTGCTAAACAATTACAATACGCACAACcaattttatcttctcttaGTGTAACGACGAAACAAGCATCACTTTTAGATTTTAAAAGCGAACAGATCGCAGAACAAATGACTTTATTAGACGcagatttatttatgaaaattgaaattccTGAGGTATTAATTTGGGCTCAGGAacaaaatgaagagagaagcCCAAATCTTACGAGATTTACGgaacattttaataaaatgtcaTACTGGGCTAGGTCCAGAATATTAGAACATAGATTGGAAAACGAAGCtaaggatagagaaaaatatgttgtCAAGTTCatcaaaataatgaaacatcttagaaaaataaataattttaatagttaTCTTGCCTTGCTTTCTGCATTAGACAGTGCACCAATTAGAAGACTTGAATGGCAGAAGCATATTACGGAAGGTTTGAAGGAATATTGTGCTCTTATTGATAGTTCAAGTAGTTTTCGAGCATATAGGCAAGCTTTAGCGGAAACTCAACCACCATGCATCCCATATAT TGGACTTGTGTTACAAGACCTTACATTTGTGCATATTGGGAACAGTGATTTATTACCGGATGGTACtatcaatttttctaaaagatggcaacaatttaatattgttGAAAATATGAAGAGATTCAAAAAAGG TACATACTCCTTCAAGAAACACGATCGTATTATTACATTCTTCAACAACTTCAGTGATTTCCTCTGTGAGGAGGCAATGTGGCAAATTTCTGAAAGTATTAAGCCACGTGGTGGAAAGAAAGTTCAATTGCAAAACTAG
- the LOC122636697 gene encoding guanine nucleotide-releasing factor 2 isoform X1 translates to MPQYDESFLDSSIFRRRVRTYSIQKKSSTKSRSFKNTSVPLLLAVTDLNNDFSDSLSICSTQESNEERSNGKARGGKLARRARSFKEDFLEKLSHMRSPGSGGTGTGGVESAVGGVGRASSPSSPRIPRDKNGVAGIGLGTGGTSSSSSGKDNNNAVSLEKNPLRDLHVHVRQVQLALLHFRDVVSKKKLEMLPGNGTVVLDTVTTIHTVLKSYLLYENSSTLGSATNQVYQALAQLLKLCDDVLLHGDQSSALDTENVTHIIGLVEEAVKNLVSLAHEKISNRQKPVSITINNRASGYGLELAPQRNSLPDIPLTPREREILEQTAANNSLVRSSHSSESILRDSSPPPKPPLPDRTNVCFSEENSSSGTPPPLPPKRRTRTQQLLDESESFLASSLDRVSLRSRSPEDSSSILSASAGSLDSALNHSRDEDEIRAIMGPNDESLNDSMDLSLIATIKSMQVNGTSNCACWDSSESSIPNTMLLGQQTPQEILNPFTGIDGKIERFSTQTHESGFVSMHSQRSSSQSYTTASSTTSKRSSQQSSISYNSQTFSTQQQSLYQQKFTSDSNGSVFMQKTMSSSKSTADNMNITESGDTVMLEKLKNEMESITISDANGIPPALPEKRSKRRRERQPSQYDNVPENEHLSTCSLHTSNGDSSDTNKPPPLPLKKKHMFQSVAYSVMAYMEMFGNCSHSNNDFISGLGTRHSVAAYNSMQAEWQQHEMALTTTQSCSFMAHTITNLHDTTSVSISMTPNITEITNNSSLPPALPPKRSRSIKSNATPSIVSPKATISMQSIHTSDPILSLTPVRIDEPSYNDAFLDKKDVVSSTPVKLNTTGTAMDIALPISRPVSNALSSVSISDNTLELRDIDQDDNILEELDISKYLVFKKPDEEGPDIRGGHPDALLIHATKANKHDEKESDFLYQEAFLTTYRTFMQPLELIQKLHKRHQRFSCSPDVTKQRAAREAFSLLVRVVSDLTMSDLDDTLLQTLMEFVQQLVCSGDLTMAKALRVKILEKHAAKQLQYAQPILSSLSVTTKQASLLDFKSEQIAEQMTLLDADLFMKIEIPEVLIWAQEQNEERSPNLTRFTEHFNKMSYWARSRILEHRLENEAKDREKYVVKFIKIMKHLRKINNFNSYLALLSALDSAPIRRLEWQKHITEGLKEYCALIDSSSSFRAYRQALAETQPPCIPYIGLVLQDLTFVHIGNSDLLPDGTINFSKRWQQFNIVENMKRFKKGTYSFKKHDRIITFFNNFSDFLCEEAMWQISESIKPRGGKKVQLQN, encoded by the exons AAAGCAACGAGGAACGTTCAAACGGAAAGGCGCGCGGCGGTAAGCTCGCGCGTCGAGCACGCTCCTTTAAGGAGGACTTTTTGGAGAAGCTTTCACACATGCGTTCTCCGGGTAGCGGTGGTACAGGGACAGGAGGCGTAGAGAGCGCCGTAGGAGGAGTCGGCCGAGCAAGTTCACCTTCGTCGCCACGAATACCACGTGATAAAAATGGAGTTGCTGGAATTGGACTTGGAACAGGTGGaacatcgtcatcatcatcaggaaaggataataataatgcagtTAGTCTTGAAAAAAATCCTTTACGAGACTTGCATGTCCACGTGAGACAAGTACAGCTTGCTCTTCTGCATTTTCGTGATGTtgtctcgaaaaagaaattggaaatGTTACCAGGTAATGGTACAGTGGTTCTCGACACTGTTACCACTATACACACGGTACTCAAGTCCTATCTCCTCTATGAAAATAg TTCCACATTAGGATCTGCAACCAATCAAGTTTATCAAGCACTTGCTCAGTTATTGAAGCTCTGCGATGATGTCTTGTTACATGGTGATCAATCCTCTGCTTTGGATACTGAAAATGTTACCCATATTATTGGTTTGGTCGAAGAAGCAGTTAAGAATTTGGTTTCCCTTGCTCATGAGAAGATTTCTAATCGACAGAAACCTGTTAGCATTACAATTAACAATCG TGCATCAGGATATGGATTGGAACTTGCTCCTCAGAGGAACTCGCTGCCAGATATACCTTTAACAccaagggaaagagagatcttAGAACAGACTGCTGCTAACAATAGTCTTGTTCGAAGTTCTCATAGTTCTGAATCTATTTTAAGGGATTCCAGTCCACCACCAAAACCTCCTCTTCCTGATAG aACGAACGTATGCTTCTCTGAAGAAAACAGTTCATCGGGTACACCACCGCCTTTACCACCAAAAAGAAGAACCAGAACTCAACAATTACTCGACGAGTCTGAAAGTTTCTTAGCATCTAGTCTCGATAGAGTTTCTTTGCGTAGTCGGTCACCGGAAGACTCTTCTTCTATTCTAAGTGCATCAGCTGGTAGTTTGGATTCTGCTTTGAATCATTCACGTGACGAGGATGAAATTCGAGCGATCATGGGACCAAACGATGAGTCTCTCAATGATAGTATGGATCTCAGTCTTATAGCTACAATTAAAA GTATGCAAGTTAATGGGACCTCTAATTGTGCTTGTTGGGATAGTTCTGAAAGCAGTATACCAAATACTATGTTACTAGGACAACAAACACCACAAGAAATTCTTAATCCGTTCACTG GTATAgatggaaaaatagaaagattttCAACCCAAACACATGAATCCGGTTTTGTATCAATGCATTCTCAAAGAAGTTCTTCTCAAAGTTACACGACTGCTTCTAGTACAACTTCAAAAAGGTCATCACAACAAAGCAGTATCAGTTACAATTCCCAAACGTTTAGTACTCAACAACAATCTCTTTATCAACAAAAGTTTACATCGGATAGCAATGGTTCTGTTTTTATGCAAAAAACAATGAGCAGTTCTAAAAGTACCGCggataatatgaatataacgGAAAGTGGCGATACCGTTAtgttagaaaaattgaaaaat GAAATGGAATCAATTACTATATCTGATGCTAATGGAATACCACCTGCATTACCAGAAAAACGATCTAAACGGAGAAGAGAACGTCAACCATCGCAATACGACAATGTACCTGAAAATGAACATTTGTCTACCTGCAGTTTGCATACCAGTAACGGTGATAGTTCGGATACCAATAAACCACCACCTCTTCCgctgaaaaaaaaacata TGTTCCAATCAGTGGCATATTCTG TTATGGCATACATGGAGATGTTTGGAAATTGCTCTCACAGCAACAACGACTTCATTTCTGGTCTTGGAACTCGTCATTCTGTAGCAGCTTACAATTCCATGCAAGCAGAATGGCAACAACATGAAATGGCACTCACTACGACTCAATCTTGTTCTTTTATGGCTCATACAATAACTAACTTGCATGACACTACAAG CGTTTCTATATCTATGACTCCAAACATTAcggaaataacaaataattctaGTCTTCCTCCTGCTTTACCACCAAAGAGATCACGATCAATTAAATCAAATGCTACACCTTCGATAGTTTCACCAAAGGCTACGATTAGTATGCAAAGCATACACACATCTGATCCAATTTTATCATTGACTCCTGTTAGAATTGATGAGCCATCATATAATGATGcttttcttgataaaaaagatgttGTATCATCAACTCCAGTGAAATTG aatacTACTGGTACTGCAATGGACATAGCATTACCAATTTCCAGACCTGTGAGTAATGCTCTTTCTTCTGTATCCATTAGCGATAACACTTTGGAATTAAGGGATATAGATCAAGATGATAATATCTTGGAAGAATTAGATATCAGTAAATATTTAGTTTTTAAAAAACCTGATGAAGAAGGACCTGACATACGTGGTGGACATCCCGATGCATTATTAATTCATGCTACCAAAGCTAATAAGCatg ACGAAAAGGAATCAG ACTTTTTATATCAGGAAGCTTTTCTAACAACATACAGAACATTTATGCAACCGCttgaattaattcaaaaattaCATAAACGACATCAACGTTTTTCCTGTTCTCCAGATGTTACGAAGCAACGAGCAGCTCGAGaagctttttctttattagttAGAGTAGTCAGTGATTTAAC TATGTCAGATCTTGATGATACCTTATTACAAACTTTAATGGAATTCGTACAGCAATTAGTATGCAGTGGTGATTTAACAATGGCTAAAGCTTTACGAgtgaaaatattagaaaagcaTGCTGCTAAACAATTACAATACGCACAACcaattttatcttctcttaGTGTAACGACGAAACAAGCATCACTTTTAGATTTTAAAAGCGAACAGATCGCAGAACAAATGACTTTATTAGACGcagatttatttatgaaaattgaaattccTGAGGTATTAATTTGGGCTCAGGAacaaaatgaagagagaagcCCAAATCTTACGAGATTTACGgaacattttaataaaatgtcaTACTGGGCTAGGTCCAGAATATTAGAACATAGATTGGAAAACGAAGCtaaggatagagaaaaatatgttgtCAAGTTCatcaaaataatgaaacatcttagaaaaataaataattttaatagttaTCTTGCCTTGCTTTCTGCATTAGACAGTGCACCAATTAGAAGACTTGAATGGCAGAAGCATATTACGGAAGGTTTGAAGGAATATTGTGCTCTTATTGATAGTTCAAGTAGTTTTCGAGCATATAGGCAAGCTTTAGCGGAAACTCAACCACCATGCATCCCATATAT TGGACTTGTGTTACAAGACCTTACATTTGTGCATATTGGGAACAGTGATTTATTACCGGATGGTACtatcaatttttctaaaagatggcaacaatttaatattgttGAAAATATGAAGAGATTCAAAAAAGG TACATACTCCTTCAAGAAACACGATCGTATTATTACATTCTTCAACAACTTCAGTGATTTCCTCTGTGAGGAGGCAATGTGGCAAATTTCTGAAAGTATTAAGCCACGTGGTGGAAAGAAAGTTCAATTGCAAAACTAG
- the LOC122636697 gene encoding guanine nucleotide-releasing factor 2 isoform X2, with the protein MPQYDESFLDSSIFRRRVRTYSIQKKSSTKSRSFKNTSVPLLLAVTDLNNDFSDSLSICSTQESNEERSNGKARGGKLARRARSFKEDFLEKLSHMRSPGSGGTGTGGVESAVGGVGRASSPSSPRIPRDKNGVAGIGLGTGGTSSSSSGKDNNNAVSLEKNPLRDLHVHVRQVQLALLHFRDVVSKKKLEMLPGNGTVVLDTVTTIHTVLKSYLLYENSSTLGSATNQVYQALAQLLKLCDDVLLHGDQSSALDTENVTHIIGLVEEAVKNLVSLAHEKISNRQKPVSITINNRASGYGLELAPQRNSLPDIPLTPREREILEQTAANNSLVRSSHSSESILRDSSPPPKPPLPDRTNVCFSEENSSSGTPPPLPPKRRTRTQQLLDESESFLASSLDRVSLRSRSPEDSSSILSASAGSLDSALNHSRDEDEIRAIMGPNDESLNDSMDLSLIATIKSMQVNGTSNCACWDSSESSIPNTMLLGQQTPQEILNPFTGIDGKIERFSTQTHESGFVSMHSQRSSSQSYTTASSTTSKRSSQQSSISYNSQTFSTQQQSLYQQKFTSDSNGSVFMQKTMSSSKSTADNMNITESGDTVMLEKLKNEMESITISDANGIPPALPEKRSKRRRERQPSQYDNVPENEHLSTCSLHTSNGDSSDTNKPPPLPLKKKHMFQSVAYSVMAYMEMFGNCSHSNNDFISGLGTRHSVAAYNSMQAEWQQHEMALTTTQSCSFMAHTITNLHDTTSVSISMTPNITEITNNSSLPPALPPKRSRSIKSNATPSIVSPKATISMQSIHTSDPILSLTPVRIDEPSYNDAFLDKKDVVSSTPVKLNTTGTAMDIALPISRPVSNALSSVSISDNTLELRDIDQDDNILEELDISKYLVFKKPDEEGPDIRGGHPDALLIHATKANKHDFLYQEAFLTTYRTFMQPLELIQKLHKRHQRFSCSPDVTKQRAAREAFSLLVRVVSDLTMSDLDDTLLQTLMEFVQQLVCSGDLTMAKALRVKILEKHAAKQLQYAQPILSSLSVTTKQASLLDFKSEQIAEQMTLLDADLFMKIEIPEVLIWAQEQNEERSPNLTRFTEHFNKMSYWARSRILEHRLENEAKDREKYVVKFIKIMKHLRKINNFNSYLALLSALDSAPIRRLEWQKHITEGLKEYCALIDSSSSFRAYRQALAETQPPCIPYIGLVLQDLTFVHIGNSDLLPDGTINFSKRWQQFNIVENMKRFKKGTYSFKKHDRIITFFNNFSDFLCEEAMWQISESIKPRGGKKVQLQN; encoded by the exons AAAGCAACGAGGAACGTTCAAACGGAAAGGCGCGCGGCGGTAAGCTCGCGCGTCGAGCACGCTCCTTTAAGGAGGACTTTTTGGAGAAGCTTTCACACATGCGTTCTCCGGGTAGCGGTGGTACAGGGACAGGAGGCGTAGAGAGCGCCGTAGGAGGAGTCGGCCGAGCAAGTTCACCTTCGTCGCCACGAATACCACGTGATAAAAATGGAGTTGCTGGAATTGGACTTGGAACAGGTGGaacatcgtcatcatcatcaggaaaggataataataatgcagtTAGTCTTGAAAAAAATCCTTTACGAGACTTGCATGTCCACGTGAGACAAGTACAGCTTGCTCTTCTGCATTTTCGTGATGTtgtctcgaaaaagaaattggaaatGTTACCAGGTAATGGTACAGTGGTTCTCGACACTGTTACCACTATACACACGGTACTCAAGTCCTATCTCCTCTATGAAAATAg TTCCACATTAGGATCTGCAACCAATCAAGTTTATCAAGCACTTGCTCAGTTATTGAAGCTCTGCGATGATGTCTTGTTACATGGTGATCAATCCTCTGCTTTGGATACTGAAAATGTTACCCATATTATTGGTTTGGTCGAAGAAGCAGTTAAGAATTTGGTTTCCCTTGCTCATGAGAAGATTTCTAATCGACAGAAACCTGTTAGCATTACAATTAACAATCG TGCATCAGGATATGGATTGGAACTTGCTCCTCAGAGGAACTCGCTGCCAGATATACCTTTAACAccaagggaaagagagatcttAGAACAGACTGCTGCTAACAATAGTCTTGTTCGAAGTTCTCATAGTTCTGAATCTATTTTAAGGGATTCCAGTCCACCACCAAAACCTCCTCTTCCTGATAG aACGAACGTATGCTTCTCTGAAGAAAACAGTTCATCGGGTACACCACCGCCTTTACCACCAAAAAGAAGAACCAGAACTCAACAATTACTCGACGAGTCTGAAAGTTTCTTAGCATCTAGTCTCGATAGAGTTTCTTTGCGTAGTCGGTCACCGGAAGACTCTTCTTCTATTCTAAGTGCATCAGCTGGTAGTTTGGATTCTGCTTTGAATCATTCACGTGACGAGGATGAAATTCGAGCGATCATGGGACCAAACGATGAGTCTCTCAATGATAGTATGGATCTCAGTCTTATAGCTACAATTAAAA GTATGCAAGTTAATGGGACCTCTAATTGTGCTTGTTGGGATAGTTCTGAAAGCAGTATACCAAATACTATGTTACTAGGACAACAAACACCACAAGAAATTCTTAATCCGTTCACTG GTATAgatggaaaaatagaaagattttCAACCCAAACACATGAATCCGGTTTTGTATCAATGCATTCTCAAAGAAGTTCTTCTCAAAGTTACACGACTGCTTCTAGTACAACTTCAAAAAGGTCATCACAACAAAGCAGTATCAGTTACAATTCCCAAACGTTTAGTACTCAACAACAATCTCTTTATCAACAAAAGTTTACATCGGATAGCAATGGTTCTGTTTTTATGCAAAAAACAATGAGCAGTTCTAAAAGTACCGCggataatatgaatataacgGAAAGTGGCGATACCGTTAtgttagaaaaattgaaaaat GAAATGGAATCAATTACTATATCTGATGCTAATGGAATACCACCTGCATTACCAGAAAAACGATCTAAACGGAGAAGAGAACGTCAACCATCGCAATACGACAATGTACCTGAAAATGAACATTTGTCTACCTGCAGTTTGCATACCAGTAACGGTGATAGTTCGGATACCAATAAACCACCACCTCTTCCgctgaaaaaaaaacata TGTTCCAATCAGTGGCATATTCTG TTATGGCATACATGGAGATGTTTGGAAATTGCTCTCACAGCAACAACGACTTCATTTCTGGTCTTGGAACTCGTCATTCTGTAGCAGCTTACAATTCCATGCAAGCAGAATGGCAACAACATGAAATGGCACTCACTACGACTCAATCTTGTTCTTTTATGGCTCATACAATAACTAACTTGCATGACACTACAAG CGTTTCTATATCTATGACTCCAAACATTAcggaaataacaaataattctaGTCTTCCTCCTGCTTTACCACCAAAGAGATCACGATCAATTAAATCAAATGCTACACCTTCGATAGTTTCACCAAAGGCTACGATTAGTATGCAAAGCATACACACATCTGATCCAATTTTATCATTGACTCCTGTTAGAATTGATGAGCCATCATATAATGATGcttttcttgataaaaaagatgttGTATCATCAACTCCAGTGAAATTG aatacTACTGGTACTGCAATGGACATAGCATTACCAATTTCCAGACCTGTGAGTAATGCTCTTTCTTCTGTATCCATTAGCGATAACACTTTGGAATTAAGGGATATAGATCAAGATGATAATATCTTGGAAGAATTAGATATCAGTAAATATTTAGTTTTTAAAAAACCTGATGAAGAAGGACCTGACATACGTGGTGGACATCCCGATGCATTATTAATTCATGCTACCAAAGCTAATAAGCatg ACTTTTTATATCAGGAAGCTTTTCTAACAACATACAGAACATTTATGCAACCGCttgaattaattcaaaaattaCATAAACGACATCAACGTTTTTCCTGTTCTCCAGATGTTACGAAGCAACGAGCAGCTCGAGaagctttttctttattagttAGAGTAGTCAGTGATTTAAC TATGTCAGATCTTGATGATACCTTATTACAAACTTTAATGGAATTCGTACAGCAATTAGTATGCAGTGGTGATTTAACAATGGCTAAAGCTTTACGAgtgaaaatattagaaaagcaTGCTGCTAAACAATTACAATACGCACAACcaattttatcttctcttaGTGTAACGACGAAACAAGCATCACTTTTAGATTTTAAAAGCGAACAGATCGCAGAACAAATGACTTTATTAGACGcagatttatttatgaaaattgaaattccTGAGGTATTAATTTGGGCTCAGGAacaaaatgaagagagaagcCCAAATCTTACGAGATTTACGgaacattttaataaaatgtcaTACTGGGCTAGGTCCAGAATATTAGAACATAGATTGGAAAACGAAGCtaaggatagagaaaaatatgttgtCAAGTTCatcaaaataatgaaacatcttagaaaaataaataattttaatagttaTCTTGCCTTGCTTTCTGCATTAGACAGTGCACCAATTAGAAGACTTGAATGGCAGAAGCATATTACGGAAGGTTTGAAGGAATATTGTGCTCTTATTGATAGTTCAAGTAGTTTTCGAGCATATAGGCAAGCTTTAGCGGAAACTCAACCACCATGCATCCCATATAT TGGACTTGTGTTACAAGACCTTACATTTGTGCATATTGGGAACAGTGATTTATTACCGGATGGTACtatcaatttttctaaaagatggcaacaatttaatattgttGAAAATATGAAGAGATTCAAAAAAGG TACATACTCCTTCAAGAAACACGATCGTATTATTACATTCTTCAACAACTTCAGTGATTTCCTCTGTGAGGAGGCAATGTGGCAAATTTCTGAAAGTATTAAGCCACGTGGTGGAAAGAAAGTTCAATTGCAAAACTAG